The Geothermobacter ehrlichii genome has a segment encoding these proteins:
- the plsY gene encoding glycerol-3-phosphate 1-O-acyltransferase PlsY, which yields MQKRPRPLLCFPEEPQLSLAIALVAAYLIGAIPTGVILARLAGIEDIRKVGSGNIGATNVYRAAGRKLGILTLLGDALKGLLPVLAVQLSGRFGPEVVALTAAAAFLGHCYPVYLGFKGGKGVATALGILLVLSPLTVLGAFIIFAVMLRLFWYVSLGSISAAAAAPVMVLLFEDQTASFAVTLFIAALIIWRHRANIDRLLKGTENKFRA from the coding sequence ATGCAGAAGCGGCCCCGGCCGCTTTTGTGTTTTCCGGAGGAGCCGCAATTGTCCCTCGCCATCGCTCTTGTAGCCGCCTACCTGATCGGCGCCATTCCGACCGGGGTCATCCTCGCCCGCCTGGCGGGCATCGAGGATATCCGCAAGGTGGGCAGCGGCAATATCGGCGCCACCAACGTCTACCGCGCCGCCGGCCGCAAGCTGGGCATCCTCACCCTGCTCGGCGACGCCCTCAAGGGCCTGCTGCCGGTGCTGGCCGTGCAGCTGTCGGGCCGCTTCGGTCCGGAGGTGGTCGCCCTGACCGCCGCCGCGGCCTTTCTCGGCCACTGCTACCCGGTCTACCTCGGCTTCAAGGGCGGCAAGGGGGTGGCCACGGCCCTGGGTATCCTGCTGGTCCTCTCCCCCCTGACCGTGCTCGGTGCCTTCATCATCTTCGCCGTCATGCTCCGGCTGTTCTGGTACGTCTCCCTCGGTTCGATCTCCGCCGCAGCGGCGGCTCCCGTTATGGTCCTGCTGTTCGAAGACCAGACCGCATCCTTCGCCGTCACCCTGTTCATTGCCGCCCTGATCATCTGGCGGCACCGGGCCAACATCGACCGTCTGCTCAAGGGAACGGAAAACAAGTTCCGGGCCTGA
- a CDS encoding class II aldolase/adducin family protein → MSRAADGVIKFDLVHSDGVPPAWDEVAGLCAWRQILYRLGLVGLDPKRYGGVGYGNLSCRVGPFAGEPAERRFLITGTQTGGLARLNSEHFTLVRQCHPARNRVVSEGPVRPSSEALTHGALYGADHQIRAVFHAHSPEIWQAALALGLPVTDHRVVYGTPEMAAEMRRLYADPAVRDCGVIVMGGHEDGVVSFGPGLETAGQALIRTLARAMALIR, encoded by the coding sequence ATGAGCCGAGCGGCCGACGGCGTCATCAAGTTCGACCTTGTCCACAGCGATGGGGTCCCTCCGGCGTGGGACGAGGTCGCCGGCCTTTGCGCCTGGCGACAGATTCTCTACCGGCTGGGCCTCGTCGGTCTCGATCCGAAGCGCTACGGCGGCGTCGGCTACGGCAACCTCAGCTGCCGTGTCGGTCCCTTCGCCGGCGAGCCTGCCGAGCGCCGGTTTCTGATCACCGGCACCCAGACCGGCGGTCTGGCGCGGCTGAATTCCGAACATTTCACCCTGGTGCGGCAGTGCCACCCGGCACGGAACCGGGTGGTGTCCGAGGGTCCCGTCCGTCCTTCCTCCGAGGCCCTGACTCACGGCGCGCTCTATGGGGCCGATCATCAGATCCGGGCCGTTTTCCACGCCCATTCGCCCGAAATCTGGCAGGCGGCCCTGGCCCTGGGACTGCCGGTTACCGATCATCGCGTCGTCTACGGAACGCCGGAGATGGCGGCGGAGATGCGGCGGCTCTACGCCGATCCCGCCGTGCGGGACTGCGGGGTGATCGTCATGGGCGGCCACGAGGACGGCGTGGTCAGTTTCGGCCCTGGACTCGAAACCGCCGGCCAGGCGCTGATCCGCACCCTGGCGCGGGCGATGGCGCTGATCCGCTAG
- a CDS encoding response regulator, which translates to MEENRPQRILIAEDNSTLAESMAQLLARRGYRVETAGDGVRALGRIAAEPPDLLLLDLRLPKLHGVELLKKLRQSGKTRALPVVIVSGVYRGEKYRQAVAKLGVSHYLEKPFRAEALLKAVSRSLQSTPASGPLPQLLVRYFRQRFSGRLQLSCDGRQFFLDLIRGRPVGLSPGVTHADFGAWLQHRGRISAEEYAWYRHAGQGCHTSLVELGCLEYPELLQEKLTWLSSELVAGFALPPLSCRTDPFRIPDNLQVVAVNLPRLLYEGYHHHPPAEDPFVTRLDRYAGLTDAYFRYINFLRLNEEEKRLLARLTGDRRLRECLAGLDIGRALLRVMNDLEMITFADSPLPAATAGDRPLRELFNQPDDEIEPPADDRLESFGDILDDDAVGELETPASEGEQPAGDNYLAEEVRRTHAELKGKNYYEIFGMRSGEFSFDLLRERYFALTRKFGPETLMQLGGEDATLAEEILAQVSTAYNTLSDVVKKENYDQMLGSDRIGLGEEGDDRFQAQVQFQSGKTFLEMEEWEEAEKALQDACNIDPDNGVYLANLAWAIYRNPQNRQSRAMRDKARQLLARAMVLEKSGEAFAYKGWMHLDAGQESLAEAEFTKALKRDPRQLLARKGLRAIREKREQEKKGLFRRMFG; encoded by the coding sequence GTGGAAGAGAACCGCCCGCAACGCATTCTGATTGCCGAGGACAACAGCACCCTGGCCGAATCGATGGCGCAGCTGCTCGCCCGCCGAGGCTACCGGGTCGAAACCGCCGGCGACGGCGTCAGGGCCCTGGGCCGCATCGCCGCCGAGCCGCCGGACCTGCTGCTGCTCGACCTGCGCCTGCCGAAGCTGCACGGCGTCGAACTGCTGAAAAAGCTGCGCCAAAGCGGCAAGACGCGCGCCTTGCCGGTGGTGATCGTCAGCGGAGTCTACAGGGGCGAAAAATATCGGCAGGCGGTGGCAAAACTCGGCGTCAGCCATTACCTGGAGAAACCTTTCCGGGCGGAAGCCCTGCTGAAAGCCGTCAGCCGGTCTCTGCAATCGACGCCGGCCTCCGGGCCTCTGCCGCAGCTGCTGGTCCGTTATTTCCGGCAACGCTTCAGCGGCCGACTGCAACTCTCCTGCGATGGCCGACAGTTCTTTCTCGACCTGATTCGCGGCCGCCCGGTCGGACTTTCCCCCGGCGTGACACACGCCGACTTCGGCGCCTGGCTGCAACACCGGGGACGCATATCGGCCGAGGAATACGCCTGGTACCGGCACGCCGGACAGGGCTGCCACACCAGTCTGGTCGAACTCGGCTGTCTCGAATATCCCGAGCTGCTGCAGGAAAAACTGACCTGGCTGAGCAGCGAACTGGTAGCCGGCTTCGCCCTTCCTCCGCTCAGCTGCCGGACCGACCCTTTCCGGATTCCGGACAACCTGCAGGTGGTGGCGGTCAACCTCCCCCGCCTTCTCTACGAAGGCTATCATCATCACCCGCCGGCCGAAGACCCCTTCGTTACCCGGCTCGACCGCTACGCCGGCCTGACCGACGCCTACTTCCGGTACATCAACTTCCTGCGTCTCAACGAGGAGGAAAAGCGGCTGCTGGCGCGGCTGACCGGCGACCGGCGCCTGCGGGAATGCCTCGCCGGCCTCGATATCGGCCGGGCCCTGCTGCGGGTGATGAACGATCTGGAGATGATCACCTTTGCCGACAGCCCGCTGCCGGCGGCAACCGCCGGCGACCGGCCGCTCAGGGAGCTGTTCAACCAGCCGGACGACGAAATAGAACCGCCCGCCGACGACAGGCTCGAAAGCTTCGGCGACATTCTGGACGACGATGCGGTCGGCGAACTCGAAACGCCGGCATCCGAAGGGGAGCAGCCCGCCGGCGACAATTACCTGGCCGAGGAGGTGCGCCGTACCCATGCCGAGCTGAAGGGGAAGAACTACTACGAAATCTTCGGCATGCGCAGCGGCGAGTTCTCCTTCGACCTGCTCAGGGAGCGCTACTTCGCCCTGACCCGCAAGTTCGGCCCCGAAACCCTGATGCAGCTCGGCGGCGAGGACGCCACTCTGGCCGAGGAGATCCTGGCCCAGGTCAGTACCGCCTACAACACCCTGTCGGACGTGGTGAAAAAGGAGAACTACGACCAGATGCTCGGTTCCGACCGCATCGGACTCGGCGAAGAGGGTGACGACCGCTTCCAGGCTCAGGTGCAGTTTCAGTCGGGCAAGACCTTCCTCGAGATGGAAGAATGGGAAGAGGCGGAAAAGGCCCTGCAGGACGCCTGCAACATTGATCCGGACAACGGCGTCTACCTGGCCAATCTCGCCTGGGCGATCTACCGCAATCCGCAAAACCGGCAGAGCCGGGCGATGCGCGACAAGGCCCGGCAGCTGCTGGCGCGCGCCATGGTACTGGAAAAGAGTGGCGAAGCCTTCGCCTACAAGGGCTGGATGCACCTCGATGCCGGCCAGGAATCCCTGGCCGAGGCCGAGTTCACCAAGGCCCTCAAGCGCGACCCGCGCCAGCTTCTCGCCCGCAAGGGCCTGCGGGCCATCAGGGAAAAACGGGAACAGGAAAAGAAGGGGCTTTTCCGGCGGATGTTCGGGTAA
- a CDS encoding proton-conducting transporter transmembrane domain-containing protein, protein MFAFTGAIILLVGELAALRQVGNLARVLVISSIAECGFVLLGLGTGTFVGGSGAVLHLGYQVVMRGLVFVAAWRLIKGAGSSSLEQLKGSGARMPLTATLFGFGLFSVMGLSPFKGSISKFLVIYSAIEGGHWWLAAAGTIASIIGAVYYLRIIQQVCLEKTDGEKRIAGELRAAPVASVLMLALAGLTIFMSLFPEPFLHWSEKAAALWLPSVMHTGVPEFESPWSLLVLVPYVGGFAVYLLGRFSHGLRNGAAIALAALALALAWQADGIDSLSRLFAVIMAAVGLLVVLYSAAYMKGKAHSNRYFFFLLLMLGSLLGLTTSPELGNFYVFWELMTWTSYFLVIHEQTQKALRAGYKYFLMCTSGAYVMHFGILTLHAELGSLDLSVIADKAPLLSPALMAAVLVTFMVGLGVKTGLVPLHSWLPDAHPVAPSSISAPMSGILTKAGVYGLTKILFAVFGVGLLARLGSCGSFSTFGLALSVLGSLTLLYGEVMALRQTDIKRMLAYSTMAQVGEIVAVLGLGTYLSIAGSLLHVLNHAIMKNLLFLAVGALIFRLKRQDIDSFKGVGRVMPVTSACFSIGVLAIMGLPPFNGFISKFLMLYASVQAGQVALAALILFGSVLGGIYYLRLVRILFFEKYQGPALKEVPASMLAPILALTGLCIFNGLFPQFSLGLVRPVADLIAARGGMALTAIPDLSIAWPLMVVIPMLGGLLVYLVGKRSAAVSGWLAVATMVATMVAVFAASDALDIFSWSFALLIAFIGVLNLLYSLGYMSHGHAQGRFYMFFVLMIGGLLGVAVSKDLFNFFVFWEIMSSWTLYFVIIHEETREALREGFKYFLFNYIGASLMFLGLLVLAANAGTFAMAELAGRLSALPTGLLALGLILMLLGFMMKGAMLPFRIDYQMHPPTAPTPVSGYISSVLLKSAPFGMAKLFYVFGGVALIGNIGMAGGMSGLMYVAACVGGLTTLMAAALALVQSGMKRLLIYHTVSQMGYIILGVSLGTSLGVAGGLLHLVNHMLFKNLLFLVAGAIMVKAGVENLDQLGGIGRKMPITLAVFAIGAFSIAGVPPLNGFTSKWLIYQAAMEGGHVFLALLAMAASVLTLASFVKFLHAAFFGQLSRELEHVTEAPATMLTPMVLLAFLCILFGIFPGLLLTPIASIETALGLVPLDVSLFGRLLAPGGWNPGLMTLLAVVVLLCAKGFYALGNGRVRYTKAHTCGVTDLEPGLSHVNASNLYESPKALVLKCIRLVAWKAHSDRER, encoded by the coding sequence TTGTTTGCATTTACGGGTGCAATCATTCTGCTGGTGGGGGAGCTGGCGGCGCTGAGGCAGGTCGGGAATCTGGCCCGAGTGCTGGTTATCTCCAGCATCGCCGAATGCGGCTTTGTTCTTTTGGGGCTGGGGACGGGCACCTTTGTCGGTGGTTCCGGTGCCGTGTTGCACCTCGGCTATCAGGTGGTCATGCGCGGGCTGGTCTTCGTTGCCGCCTGGCGCCTGATCAAGGGGGCGGGCTCAAGCAGCCTGGAGCAGCTCAAGGGGAGCGGCGCGCGCATGCCCCTGACGGCGACCCTTTTCGGCTTCGGTCTGTTTTCGGTGATGGGGCTTTCCCCCTTCAAGGGCTCCATCAGCAAGTTCCTGGTGATTTACTCCGCCATCGAAGGCGGCCATTGGTGGCTGGCGGCGGCCGGAACGATTGCCAGCATCATCGGCGCGGTCTATTACCTGCGGATCATTCAGCAGGTCTGCCTGGAAAAGACGGACGGAGAAAAAAGGATCGCCGGCGAACTGCGCGCCGCCCCGGTCGCTTCCGTCCTGATGCTGGCGCTGGCCGGCCTCACCATTTTCATGAGCCTCTTCCCGGAGCCCTTTCTCCATTGGAGCGAGAAGGCCGCCGCCCTGTGGCTCCCGTCCGTAATGCACACCGGGGTGCCCGAATTCGAATCTCCCTGGTCGCTGCTGGTCCTCGTTCCCTACGTAGGCGGATTCGCCGTCTACCTGCTGGGGCGCTTCTCCCACGGCCTGCGCAACGGGGCGGCGATCGCCCTGGCCGCCCTGGCCCTGGCGCTGGCGTGGCAGGCGGACGGGATCGACAGCCTGTCAAGGCTTTTCGCGGTGATCATGGCCGCTGTCGGCCTGCTGGTCGTCCTTTACTCCGCGGCCTACATGAAGGGGAAGGCACACAGCAACCGCTACTTTTTCTTCCTCCTGCTGATGCTGGGCTCCCTGCTCGGCCTGACGACCAGCCCTGAGCTCGGCAACTTCTACGTCTTCTGGGAGCTGATGACCTGGACCTCCTATTTCCTGGTGATCCATGAGCAGACGCAGAAGGCGCTCCGGGCCGGCTACAAGTACTTCCTCATGTGCACCTCCGGCGCCTACGTGATGCACTTCGGCATCCTGACCTTGCACGCCGAACTGGGGAGTCTTGACCTGTCGGTGATCGCTGATAAGGCCCCCCTCCTCTCGCCGGCCCTGATGGCGGCAGTGCTGGTCACCTTCATGGTCGGTCTGGGGGTCAAGACCGGCCTGGTGCCGCTGCACAGCTGGCTGCCTGACGCCCACCCCGTCGCCCCCTCCTCCATTTCCGCCCCCATGTCGGGGATATTGACCAAGGCCGGCGTCTACGGCCTTACCAAGATCCTCTTCGCGGTATTCGGCGTCGGCCTCCTGGCCCGCCTGGGGAGCTGCGGCAGCTTCTCGACCTTCGGCCTGGCCCTTTCCGTCCTGGGGTCGCTGACTCTCCTGTACGGGGAGGTCATGGCCCTGCGGCAGACAGATATCAAGCGCATGCTGGCTTACTCGACCATGGCCCAGGTCGGGGAGATCGTGGCGGTGCTGGGCCTCGGCACCTACCTCAGCATCGCCGGCTCCCTGCTGCACGTCCTGAACCACGCGATCATGAAAAACCTGCTCTTCCTCGCGGTCGGCGCCCTGATTTTCCGCCTGAAACGCCAGGATATCGACAGCTTCAAGGGGGTCGGCCGGGTCATGCCGGTCACCTCGGCGTGTTTCAGCATCGGCGTCCTGGCCATCATGGGACTGCCGCCGTTCAACGGTTTCATCAGCAAGTTTCTGATGCTCTATGCCAGCGTACAGGCGGGGCAGGTTGCCCTGGCCGCCCTGATTCTGTTCGGCAGCGTGCTCGGCGGCATCTACTACCTGCGCCTGGTGCGAATCCTCTTTTTCGAAAAATACCAGGGGCCTGCCCTCAAAGAAGTGCCGGCAAGCATGCTCGCCCCGATCCTGGCTTTGACCGGACTCTGCATCTTCAACGGCCTCTTCCCCCAATTCAGTCTGGGGCTGGTAAGACCGGTGGCCGACCTGATCGCCGCCAGGGGCGGGATGGCGCTGACCGCTATTCCCGATCTGTCCATTGCCTGGCCCCTGATGGTAGTCATTCCGATGCTAGGCGGACTCCTGGTCTACCTGGTGGGCAAGCGTTCGGCAGCGGTCAGCGGCTGGCTGGCGGTGGCGACCATGGTTGCCACCATGGTCGCCGTGTTTGCCGCCTCGGACGCCCTGGATATCTTTTCCTGGAGTTTTGCGCTGCTGATCGCCTTTATCGGCGTTTTGAATCTGCTCTATTCCCTGGGGTACATGTCCCACGGTCACGCCCAGGGCCGCTTCTACATGTTCTTCGTGTTGATGATCGGCGGCCTGCTGGGGGTGGCGGTGAGCAAGGATCTCTTCAACTTCTTTGTTTTCTGGGAGATCATGAGCAGCTGGACCCTCTACTTCGTGATTATCCATGAGGAGACCCGGGAGGCGCTCCGGGAAGGGTTCAAATACTTCCTTTTCAACTATATCGGCGCCAGTCTGATGTTCCTGGGGCTGCTTGTCCTCGCCGCCAATGCCGGCACCTTTGCGATGGCCGAGCTGGCCGGCCGCCTTAGCGCCCTGCCGACCGGGCTGCTGGCCCTTGGTCTGATCCTGATGTTGCTCGGCTTCATGATGAAGGGCGCAATGCTCCCTTTTCGCATCGATTATCAGATGCATCCGCCGACCGCGCCGACGCCGGTCAGCGGCTATATCTCTTCGGTGCTCTTGAAGAGCGCGCCCTTCGGCATGGCCAAACTCTTCTATGTCTTCGGCGGTGTCGCTCTTATCGGCAATATCGGCATGGCCGGCGGCATGAGCGGATTGATGTATGTTGCGGCCTGTGTGGGCGGCCTGACCACCTTGATGGCGGCGGCCCTGGCCCTGGTGCAGAGCGGCATGAAGCGGCTGCTTATCTATCATACCGTCAGCCAGATGGGCTATATCATCCTCGGGGTCAGCCTGGGCACCTCCCTGGGGGTGGCCGGCGGCCTGCTCCATCTGGTCAACCACATGCTGTTTAAGAACCTCTTATTCCTGGTTGCCGGAGCCATTATGGTCAAGGCCGGGGTCGAGAACCTGGACCAGCTGGGCGGCATCGGCCGGAAGATGCCGATAACGCTGGCGGTCTTTGCGATCGGGGCCTTTTCCATTGCCGGGGTGCCGCCGCTCAACGGCTTTACCTCCAAATGGCTCATCTACCAGGCCGCCATGGAGGGAGGGCATGTCTTCCTCGCCTTGCTCGCCATGGCCGCCAGCGTTCTGACCCTGGCCTCCTTTGTCAAATTCCTCCATGCCGCCTTTTTCGGCCAGTTGTCGCGGGAACTGGAGCATGTAACCGAGGCCCCGGCGACGATGCTGACACCGATGGTCCTTTTGGCCTTCCTGTGTATCCTCTTCGGAATCTTCCCCGGTCTGCTGCTGACCCCGATCGCCTCGATCGAGACGGCTCTGGGCCTGGTCCCCCTCGACGTCTCGCTTTTCGGGCGGCTTCTCGCCCCGGGTGGGTGGAATCCCGGTCTGATGACCCTCCTGGCCGTGGTGGTCCTTCTCTGCGCAAAGGGTTTCTACGCTCTCGGCAACGGGCGGGTCCGCTACACCAAGGCGCATACCTGCGGCGTGACCGACCTGGAGCCCGGCCTGAGCCATGTCAATGCCAGCAACCTCTACGAGTCGCCCAAGGCGCTGGTCCTCAAGTGTATCAGGCTGGTCGCCTGGAAGGCCCATTCGGATAGGGAGAGATAA
- a CDS encoding Crp/Fnr family transcriptional regulator — protein sequence MPTKMKLTKHNLLETLAAPEHDEFLKEFKERCYARKSIVSSPVDEEDLVFIVKSGRVRVYLAYEDKEFTLSILGPGDIYSTHTRALTQAMDEVTILVMDAASFRKKTTEIPAFSLTMVKVLGDLLKNSFNIINGLVFKDAQLRLAEFLVNAAEDTGVATPHGIELQLGLTTEDIGLVIGSSRQTISLLVNDLRKSGILEKLNRRTLLIKDLERLKEMAADT from the coding sequence ATGCCGACCAAAATGAAGCTGACCAAACATAATCTGCTGGAAACCCTCGCCGCGCCCGAACATGACGAATTCTTAAAGGAGTTCAAGGAAAGGTGTTATGCCAGAAAGTCCATAGTCAGCTCTCCCGTTGACGAAGAGGACCTGGTATTCATCGTAAAATCGGGCAGGGTCAGGGTTTATCTTGCCTATGAGGACAAAGAGTTCACCCTGTCGATACTGGGTCCTGGCGATATCTACAGCACCCATACCAGGGCCCTCACCCAGGCCATGGATGAGGTCACTATCCTCGTCATGGACGCCGCCAGTTTTCGGAAAAAGACCACTGAAATACCCGCTTTTTCCCTGACCATGGTCAAGGTTCTCGGTGATCTGCTGAAGAATTCCTTTAACATCATCAATGGCCTCGTTTTCAAAGATGCCCAATTGCGGCTCGCTGAATTTCTGGTTAACGCAGCCGAAGACACGGGAGTTGCAACGCCGCATGGCATCGAATTGCAGCTCGGTCTGACCACGGAAGATATTGGCCTGGTCATTGGTTCCAGCCGCCAGACGATCTCTCTCCTGGTCAATGACCTTCGAAAGTCCGGCATTCTGGAAAAGCTGAACCGCCGAACCCTCCTGATCAAGGACCTGGAGCGGCTGAAAGAGATGGCCGCCGACACCTGA
- the mltG gene encoding endolytic transglycosylase MltG, whose protein sequence is MNANPDQTERPGRRRFRRILLLLALLVPAVIVLGLTWRCLTFLDTAVAPAGEIVVDIPPGSSLTGISNRLAAAGVVGDAAAFRLLARWRGVSGRIKAGEYLFRQPATPGQVLDRLVAGDVRRYRFTVPEGFTLKQIAERFQKQGFGTTEAFLRAAADKRLLARYAPGAPSLEGYLFPETYTIDRAVTPKKLLVAMLEEFRRRLTPDIQAAALRHGLNRHQLVTLASIVQKEAGKKEEMPLIAAVYHNRLRRNMPLQADPTVIYGIRDFDGNLTRRDLATPTPWNTYTRSGLPPGPIASPGLDALRAAAEPAAADYLYFVAKGDGTHAFSRTLKEHNRLVRKYQLHRKGKP, encoded by the coding sequence TTGAACGCGAACCCAGACCAGACAGAGCGCCCCGGCCGGCGACGCTTCAGGAGGATCCTCCTGCTGCTGGCGCTGCTGGTACCGGCCGTCATCGTTCTCGGCCTGACCTGGCGCTGTCTCACCTTTCTCGACACCGCCGTCGCCCCGGCCGGCGAAATCGTCGTCGACATCCCCCCCGGCAGCAGCCTCACCGGCATCAGCAACCGGCTGGCCGCAGCCGGCGTCGTCGGCGACGCCGCTGCCTTTCGCCTGCTGGCGCGCTGGCGCGGAGTCAGCGGCCGGATCAAGGCGGGGGAATACCTGTTCCGGCAACCGGCTACGCCAGGCCAGGTTCTCGACCGGCTGGTCGCCGGCGATGTCCGCCGCTACCGCTTCACCGTGCCGGAAGGATTCACCCTCAAACAGATCGCCGAACGGTTTCAAAAGCAGGGCTTCGGCACGACCGAGGCCTTTCTCCGGGCGGCCGCCGACAAACGACTGCTGGCCCGGTACGCACCCGGCGCCCCCAGCCTGGAGGGTTATCTCTTTCCCGAGACCTACACCATCGACCGGGCGGTGACGCCGAAGAAGCTCCTCGTCGCGATGCTGGAAGAGTTCAGGCGGCGGCTAACGCCCGACATCCAGGCCGCGGCGCTAAGACACGGCCTGAACCGCCACCAGCTGGTGACCCTGGCATCCATCGTGCAAAAAGAGGCGGGCAAGAAAGAGGAGATGCCGCTGATCGCCGCCGTCTATCACAACCGACTGCGGCGCAACATGCCGCTGCAGGCCGACCCGACGGTGATCTACGGCATCCGGGACTTCGACGGCAACCTGACCCGCAGGGATCTCGCGACGCCGACCCCCTGGAACACCTACACCCGCAGCGGGCTGCCGCCGGGTCCCATCGCCAGCCCGGGCCTGGACGCCCTGCGGGCGGCCGCCGAACCGGCCGCGGCGGACTATCTCTACTTCGTCGCCAAAGGAGACGGCACGCACGCCTTTTCGCGCACTCTGAAGGAACACAATCGCCTGGTACGGAAATACCAGTTGCACCGAAAAGGGAAACCGTAG
- a CDS encoding sensor histidine kinase translates to MSVRTKLILQLFLLVLLLGGVLCRLAGLVSMSTLMLLSGPLLLLLLFLSLSLLRGLSSPAAAFHAGQPSRPETGRVDGEGRPESMDRELCVLVHMVSHDLRNPLSAVLGLGQALQEKAKMAGDENHTALGHIVAGAEKMERIINALLALSQVSSQPLRYDAVDLAACARQAFADRQRRQPKPDAELVAPPELKVAGAPDLLLLAMENLMRNAWKTADPERPLRVELGCRHEDGRDIYYFRDNGLGFVGGEGDDLSGVAADGERANGRMPGIDLAIAARIIRRHEGEVWIDAAEGEGCCFSFRLGLPGLGERG, encoded by the coding sequence ATGAGCGTTCGCACCAAACTCATCCTGCAGCTCTTTCTGCTCGTTCTTCTTCTGGGAGGGGTTCTCTGCCGGCTGGCCGGGCTGGTGTCGATGTCGACGCTGATGTTGTTGTCCGGTCCGCTGTTGCTGCTTCTGCTCTTTCTTTCCCTGTCCCTGCTGCGCGGGCTGTCGTCCCCGGCGGCGGCTTTTCATGCCGGGCAACCATCCAGGCCGGAAACGGGTCGCGTCGATGGCGAGGGTCGGCCGGAGTCAATGGACCGGGAGTTGTGTGTCCTGGTGCACATGGTCTCCCACGATCTGCGCAACCCCCTGTCGGCGGTCCTCGGGCTGGGGCAGGCGCTGCAGGAGAAGGCGAAGATGGCCGGCGACGAAAACCATACGGCGCTCGGCCACATCGTCGCCGGCGCCGAGAAGATGGAGCGCATCATCAATGCCCTGCTCGCCCTGTCGCAGGTTTCCAGCCAGCCGTTGCGCTACGATGCGGTCGATCTGGCCGCCTGCGCCCGGCAGGCCTTCGCCGACCGGCAACGGCGTCAGCCGAAGCCGGACGCCGAGCTGGTGGCCCCGCCGGAGCTGAAAGTCGCCGGAGCCCCCGATCTGCTGCTGCTGGCGATGGAAAACCTGATGCGCAACGCCTGGAAGACGGCCGATCCAGAGCGGCCGCTGCGCGTCGAGCTCGGCTGTCGGCATGAGGATGGCCGGGACATCTACTATTTTCGAGACAACGGCCTCGGTTTTGTCGGCGGCGAAGGGGACGATCTTTCCGGGGTGGCTGCCGATGGTGAACGGGCAAACGGCCGCATGCCGGGCATCGACCTGGCGATCGCCGCCCGCATCATCCGTCGCCACGAGGGGGAGGTCTGGATCGACGCCGCCGAAGGCGAAGGCTGCTGCTTTTCGTTCCGGCTCGGACTGCCGGGGCTGGGGGAGCGGGGATGA